One region of Lampris incognitus isolate fLamInc1 chromosome 4, fLamInc1.hap2, whole genome shotgun sequence genomic DNA includes:
- the onecut1 gene encoding LOW QUALITY PROTEIN: hepatocyte nuclear factor 6 (The sequence of the model RefSeq protein was modified relative to this genomic sequence to represent the inferred CDS: inserted 3 bases in 3 codons; deleted 4 bases in 2 codons), whose amino-acid sequence MNAQLSMENIGDLHGVSHESVAGHGELLSSHSPHSRPGPRGLSHRAMGMATLLDSGDYHPSHPGHLHPAISMCEAPSMSASSTYTTLTPLQXLTSISTVSDKFPPHHHHHHHHPHHPHPHPHQRIPXNVSGSFTLMREDRGLAPMNTLYPPYHHKDPCMGQSLSPLSGSGLASIHTSQAGIPPYAHPGAAMPGEKMLTPSGFEAHHPAMLGRHTEQHMSSSAGIVQINGLHHHPHAHLGAQGHGQGLGSSREQASGPGQHAGGGGVAGAQMEEVNTKEVAQRITTELKRYSIPQAIFAQRVLCRSQGTLSDLLRNPKPWSKLKSGRETFRRMWKXLQEPEFQRMSALRLAACKRKEQDHGRSERGSVSKKPRLVFTDVQRRTLHAIFKENKRPSKELQITIAQQLGLELATVSNFFMNARRRSLDKWLDDGSSHPANSGPNACTKA is encoded by the exons ATGAATGCCCAGCTGTCGATGGAGAATATTGGCGACCTACACGGAGTGAGCCATGAGTCTGTGGCTGGTCACGGAGAGCTACTGAGCAGCCACAGTCCTCATTCGCGTCCGGGCCCCCGGGGTCTGAGCCACCGTGCTATGGGTATGGCGACCCTACTAGACAGCGGAGACTATCATCCCAGCCATCCGGGACACCTGCACCCAGCGATCAGCATGTGCGAAGCC CCCAGCATGAGTGCGAGCAGCACTTACACCACCCTCACTCCCCTGC CCCTTACCTCCATCTCCACCGTGTCCGACAAGttccctccccaccaccaccaccatcaccaccatcctcatcatcctcaCCCGCATCCGCACCAGAGGATCC GGAATGTCAGTGGAAGCTTTACGCTGATGCGAGAGGACCGGGGTCTGGCCCCCATGAACACTCTGTACCCCCCATATCATCACAAAGATCCATGCATGGGCCAGAGCCTCTCTCCGCTGTCCGGCTCCGGCCTGGCCAGCATACACACCTCCCAGGCCGGCATCCCGCCGTACGCTCATCCCGGCGCCGCCATGCCCGGGGAGAAGATGCTCACCCCGAGCGGGTTCGAAGCACATCACCCGGCCATGCTCGGCAGACACACGGAGCAGCACATGAGCTCGTCGGCGGGCATCGTCCAGATCAACGGCCTCCACCACCACCCGCACGCCCACCTCGGCGCGCAAGGGCACGGCCAGGGGCTCGGGAGCAGCCGAGAGCAGGCCTCCGGGCCCGGGCAGCATGCGGGAGGAGGG GGTGTTGCTGGAGCGCAGATGGAGGAGGTGAATACCAAAGAGGTGGCGCAGAGGATCACAACGGAGCTGAAGCGCTACAGCATCCCTCAGGCCATCTTCGCCCAGCGCGTGCTGTGTCGCTCCCAAGGCACGCTGTCCGACCTGCTGAGGAACCCCAAACCCTGGTCCAAGCTCAAGTCCGGCCGAGAGACCTTCCGGCGCATGTGGA TGCTGCAGGAGCCTGAGTTTCAACGCATGAGCGCACTCAGGCTCGCAG cGTGCAAGCGTAAAGAACAGGACCATGGGAGGAGCGAGAGAGGCAGCGTCTCCAAGAAGCCTCGGCTGGTGTTTACGGACGTGCAGCGGCGGACACTTCACGCCATTTTCAAGGAGAACAAGCGTCCTTCCAAAGAGCTGCAGATCACCATCGCCCAGCAGCTAGGCCTGGAGCTGGCCACCGTCAGCAACTTCTTCATGAACGCGCGCCGCCGGAGCCTCGACAAGTGGCTGGACGACGGCTCCAGCCACCCGGCCAACTCTGGCCCCAACGCCTGCACCAAAGCCTGA